One region of Mucilaginibacter gotjawali genomic DNA includes:
- a CDS encoding ATP-binding protein → MDLESLNAYASEEARPKPKATINSYRSFGYTLQTAVADIVDNSISAGAVNIWIDYFWAGRDSGLVITDDGTGMDLMELVDALTPGSKDPESERGENDLGRFGMGLKTASFSQCKRLTVATKKAQQQIVYRCWDLDYVNKVQNWILLNYLSQESMTDRLNKSAQGTVVIWEKLDKLVGNASSENDAVRRIFQKEMEYLEVHLGMIFHRFLENKKIKLWLNSVRVEPWNPFMLKAGSVMLGPEYLGKGNTEVRAFILPHMSRLDEQQRKTGQGPKGWYEQQGFYIYRNQRMLVAGDWLGMFTRNEHSKLARLSIDFTNDQDHEWVLDIKKSTAKPPVELRKDLARLGSLAVKESAKVYNFRGTVLKRNPELPEFEFQPVWKAEKTREDGISYTINRAHPVIKQLTGDDSEEKSNISQLLKLIEKNIPIETIIYYQSEDPGIHELRTSGTAPDDAVIALAVKLFDALIKQGVGNEIAVKQILNIEPFNQYPQLIEYLK, encoded by the coding sequence ATGGATCTCGAAAGTCTGAACGCTTACGCCTCTGAAGAAGCCCGGCCAAAGCCAAAAGCTACCATTAATTCCTACCGGTCGTTTGGTTATACGCTGCAAACGGCAGTGGCAGACATTGTTGATAATAGTATTTCAGCAGGTGCTGTCAATATCTGGATAGATTATTTCTGGGCGGGCCGAGATTCGGGGTTGGTCATTACTGACGATGGTACCGGGATGGATTTAATGGAACTTGTGGATGCGCTGACGCCGGGTAGCAAGGACCCTGAAAGTGAACGTGGAGAAAATGACCTCGGAAGGTTTGGCATGGGCCTGAAAACCGCGTCATTTTCACAATGTAAACGGCTAACGGTAGCGACCAAAAAAGCACAGCAGCAAATCGTTTACAGATGCTGGGATCTTGACTATGTCAATAAAGTTCAGAACTGGATTCTCCTGAATTACCTGTCACAGGAAAGCATGACCGACCGGCTGAATAAATCCGCTCAGGGTACCGTAGTCATCTGGGAAAAGCTGGATAAACTTGTTGGAAACGCAAGCAGTGAAAATGATGCTGTACGCAGGATTTTTCAAAAAGAAATGGAGTATCTCGAAGTACATCTCGGGATGATATTTCACCGTTTTCTGGAAAACAAAAAAATTAAACTATGGCTGAATAGCGTGCGCGTCGAACCCTGGAATCCTTTTATGCTTAAAGCTGGCTCGGTCATGCTTGGACCGGAATATCTGGGTAAGGGTAATACGGAAGTGCGGGCGTTCATTCTGCCGCACATGTCCCGCCTGGATGAACAGCAGCGTAAGACCGGACAAGGACCCAAAGGTTGGTACGAGCAGCAGGGTTTTTATATTTACCGTAATCAGCGGATGCTGGTAGCTGGCGACTGGCTGGGCATGTTTACCAGAAACGAACATTCGAAACTGGCTCGTCTGAGCATTGACTTTACCAATGATCAGGACCATGAGTGGGTACTGGATATTAAAAAATCCACGGCCAAACCACCCGTAGAGCTTAGAAAAGATCTGGCCAGGCTGGGAAGCCTAGCTGTAAAGGAATCAGCTAAGGTTTATAATTTCCGGGGTACAGTTTTGAAAAGAAATCCCGAACTGCCGGAATTCGAATTTCAACCGGTGTGGAAAGCGGAAAAAACACGGGAAGATGGTATAAGTTATACGATCAACCGCGCTCACCCGGTTATCAAACAACTGACAGGCGATGATTCGGAAGAAAAAAGCAACATCAGTCAGTTGTTAAAGCTGATTGAAAAGAACATTCCGATTGAAACTATTATTTACTACCAGAGTGAAGATCCTGGCATACATGAATTAAGAACTTCCGGCACCGCCCCCGATGACGCAGTGATCGCGCTCGCCGTGAAACTTTTTGACGCGCTCATAAAACAGGGGGTTGGAAATGAAATCGCTGTAAAGCAAATTCTTAATATAGAACCGTTTAATCAGTACCCACAACTTATCGAATATCTAAAATGA